A portion of the Hyalangium minutum genome contains these proteins:
- a CDS encoding TMEM165/GDT1 family protein: MEAVVSSFLLVAASEMGDKTQLLAFSLASRFRKPWVVMAGILAATLANHALASSVGTWVSSHVSPRIMAAVLAATFIGFGLWTLKPDTLEESEKPPRFGAFLTTAILFFLAEMGDKTQLATVALAARYQSVLLVTAGTTLGMLFSDGLAVFLGDKLAGKVQMKWLRWVAASLFFLFGAVSLWSAVRGP, translated from the coding sequence ATGGAAGCCGTGGTGAGTTCTTTCCTCCTCGTCGCCGCCAGTGAGATGGGCGACAAAACCCAGCTGCTCGCGTTCTCGCTGGCCTCCCGGTTCCGCAAGCCGTGGGTGGTGATGGCCGGAATCCTCGCGGCCACCCTGGCCAACCACGCGCTGGCCTCCAGCGTGGGCACGTGGGTGTCCTCGCACGTCTCCCCGCGGATCATGGCGGCGGTGCTGGCGGCCACCTTCATCGGCTTCGGGCTGTGGACGCTCAAGCCGGACACGCTCGAGGAATCCGAGAAGCCGCCGCGCTTTGGCGCCTTCCTCACCACGGCGATCCTCTTCTTCCTGGCGGAGATGGGAGACAAGACGCAGCTGGCCACCGTGGCCTTGGCCGCGCGCTACCAGTCCGTGCTCCTGGTGACGGCGGGCACGACGCTGGGGATGCTCTTCTCGGACGGGCTGGCGGTGTTCCTGGGCGACAAGCTCGCGGGCAAGGTGCAGATGAAGTGGCTGCGGTGGGTCGCCGCCTCGCTCTTCTTCCTGTTCGGCGCGGTGTCGCTCTGGAGCGCGGTGCGAGGCCCGTAG
- a CDS encoding GAF domain-containing protein, with protein MAEVTLDLRDRPKAEAYAELKQHVEAVLEGVDDDITAMATMSCLLHHAFGHLWTGFYRVVQPGKLLRVGPYQGTLGCLEITFGKGVCGASAATRETVVVPDVHAFPGHITCDGRSVSEIVVPVFGPNRELMAVLDIDSEHKATFDDVDKRELESLMGWFSRKR; from the coding sequence ATGGCTGAAGTCACCCTGGATCTGCGCGACCGGCCGAAGGCGGAAGCGTATGCGGAGCTCAAGCAGCACGTGGAGGCGGTGCTGGAGGGCGTTGACGACGACATCACCGCCATGGCGACGATGAGCTGCCTGCTGCACCACGCGTTCGGTCACCTGTGGACCGGGTTCTACCGGGTGGTCCAGCCGGGCAAGCTGCTGCGCGTCGGCCCCTACCAGGGCACGCTGGGGTGCCTGGAGATCACCTTCGGCAAGGGCGTGTGTGGCGCCTCGGCGGCCACGCGCGAGACGGTGGTGGTACCGGACGTACACGCCTTCCCGGGCCACATCACCTGCGATGGGCGCTCGGTGTCGGAGATCGTTGTGCCGGTGTTCGGGCCCAACCGCGAGCTGATGGCGGTGCTGGACATCGACTCCGAGCACAAGGCCACGTTCGACGACGTGGACAAGCGGGAGCTCGAGAGCCTCATGGGCTGGTTCTCGCGCAAGCGCTAG
- a CDS encoding D-alanine--D-alanine ligase family protein: MPVPPLKIAVLHYQPDGEPVDPVVTQVAESLRQLGHEASLIAVSDGVSDILQSIARSKCDLVFNLCETFAEDYRMEVNVAALMEMARVKFTGSGTAGLLLAQDKILTKQLLEYHEIPTADFATFDGVTVETHGDLEFPLIVKPSRSDASIGIGKKSLVHNWEDLTRRVQEIRKELQDEALAEEFIEGREVYVGVIGPKEMPEILPIVELDFGNWDKNKPTISDREVKFGPETEGSPKLVIAQNISPELRQRVERAALLAYRGLKLQDYARIDLRISKEGDPYVLEVNPNPYLEDKSELAMGAREKGMSYLQLVGRILESAAKRYGMLSKPEKASASEKAAAAPKAEPSQKSEPTAAPPANATG; this comes from the coding sequence ATGCCCGTTCCGCCCTTGAAGATCGCCGTGCTTCACTACCAGCCGGACGGGGAGCCCGTGGACCCCGTCGTGACCCAGGTGGCCGAGTCGCTGCGGCAGCTGGGCCATGAGGCCTCGCTGATCGCCGTGAGCGACGGCGTGTCGGACATCCTCCAATCGATCGCCCGGTCGAAGTGCGACCTGGTGTTCAACCTCTGCGAGACGTTCGCCGAGGACTACCGGATGGAGGTGAACGTCGCGGCGCTGATGGAGATGGCGCGGGTGAAGTTCACCGGCTCGGGGACGGCGGGGCTGCTGCTGGCGCAGGACAAGATCCTCACCAAGCAGCTGCTCGAGTACCACGAGATCCCCACCGCGGACTTCGCCACCTTCGACGGCGTCACCGTGGAGACCCACGGAGACTTGGAGTTCCCGCTCATCGTGAAGCCCTCCCGGAGCGACGCCTCCATTGGCATCGGCAAGAAGTCGCTGGTGCACAACTGGGAGGACCTGACGCGCCGGGTGCAGGAGATCCGCAAGGAGCTGCAGGACGAGGCGCTCGCGGAGGAGTTCATCGAGGGGCGCGAAGTGTATGTGGGGGTGATTGGCCCCAAGGAGATGCCGGAGATCCTCCCCATCGTGGAGCTGGACTTCGGCAACTGGGACAAGAACAAGCCCACCATCTCGGACCGGGAGGTGAAGTTCGGCCCGGAGACGGAGGGCTCGCCCAAGCTCGTCATCGCCCAGAACATCTCGCCGGAGCTGCGCCAGCGGGTGGAGCGGGCGGCGCTGCTCGCCTACCGGGGGCTCAAGCTCCAGGACTACGCGCGCATCGACCTCCGCATCTCGAAGGAGGGGGACCCCTACGTCCTCGAGGTGAACCCGAACCCCTACCTGGAGGACAAGAGCGAGCTGGCCATGGGCGCCCGGGAGAAGGGCATGTCCTACCTCCAACTCGTGGGGCGCATCCTGGAGTCCGCAGCGAAGCGCTACGGGATGCTGTCCAAGCCGGAGAAGGCCTCCGCCTCGGAGAAGGCCGCCGCAGCCCCGAAGGCCGAGCCTTCCCAGAAGTCCGAGCCCACGGCGGCTCCCCCCGCGAACGCCACGGGTTGA
- a CDS encoding putative zinc-binding metallopeptidase, protein MLQPSQITFREKTLADPHEAADSPRRPEREALLQARIKDLRLHLKGTALERYIQQLYSELESKAISFRPECYLSDQWGCPSGVPVIGLPFYLADPRLHSIEAELSGDAETEREILMYLRHEAGHAFNYAYRLYDTDEWRKIFGDYSKPYDETYKPRPFSRKYVVHISGWYAQKHPDEDFAETFAVFLTPGLDWRKRYAGWAALKKLEYMEKVIQRVGRTSPLVQLAERDLDVEDMEETVLDHYRQRQLEERVELSLREHLDQDLLGLFEPPDTAPASAETLVRAERQSLIQAVTQYSGVGRPVVLALVEHLIERTTALRLSIHLDKTREYLTKLTSLATALAMNYLYTDRFFEVD, encoded by the coding sequence ATGCTCCAACCTTCCCAGATCACCTTCCGAGAAAAGACCCTGGCCGACCCGCACGAGGCGGCCGACTCCCCGCGCCGTCCCGAGCGCGAGGCACTGCTCCAGGCCCGCATCAAGGACCTGAGGCTCCACCTGAAGGGCACGGCCCTCGAGCGCTACATCCAGCAGCTCTACAGCGAGCTGGAGAGCAAGGCCATCTCGTTCCGGCCGGAGTGCTACCTGTCGGATCAGTGGGGCTGCCCGTCCGGCGTGCCTGTCATCGGGCTGCCGTTCTACCTGGCGGACCCTCGCCTGCACTCCATCGAGGCGGAGCTGAGCGGCGACGCGGAGACGGAGCGCGAGATCCTCATGTACCTGCGCCACGAGGCCGGGCACGCCTTCAACTACGCCTATCGCCTCTACGACACGGACGAGTGGCGGAAGATTTTCGGGGACTACTCCAAGCCCTACGACGAGACGTACAAGCCGCGCCCGTTCAGCCGGAAGTACGTGGTGCACATCTCCGGCTGGTACGCGCAGAAGCATCCGGACGAGGACTTCGCCGAGACGTTCGCGGTCTTCCTGACGCCCGGCCTGGACTGGCGCAAGCGATACGCGGGCTGGGCCGCGCTCAAGAAGCTCGAGTACATGGAGAAGGTCATTCAGCGCGTGGGACGCACCTCGCCGCTGGTGCAGCTGGCCGAGCGTGATCTGGACGTGGAGGACATGGAGGAGACGGTCCTCGATCACTACCGCCAGCGCCAGCTCGAGGAGCGCGTGGAGCTGTCGCTGCGCGAGCACCTGGATCAGGATCTGCTCGGCCTGTTCGAGCCGCCCGACACGGCGCCGGCCAGCGCGGAGACGCTCGTGCGTGCCGAGCGCCAGTCGCTCATCCAGGCGGTCACCCAGTACAGCGGCGTGGGCCGTCCGGTGGTGCTGGCGCTGGTGGAGCACCTCATCGAGCGCACCACGGCGCTGCGGCTGAGCATCCACCTGGACAAGACGCGCGAGTACCTCACCAAGCTCACCTCGCTGGCGACAGCGCTGGCGATGAACTACCTCTACACGGACCGCTTCTTCGAGGTGGACTGA
- a CDS encoding serine/threonine protein kinase, producing the protein MASPCPHCGSTEGPDHLCAGASLALVGTVLDGRYKIESVLGQGGMGMVFRATQTSVGRPVAVKTLNPALAAAPTFFERFRREAEVASRLHHPNVITIYDFGRAPDKTCYYVMELLEGESLKEIVKRDGPMSLRRAVNILEQAARGLAHAHEQNAVHRDLKPHNIMVQQLDGKDFVKVLDFGLVKALEQDEEEQLTSTGQVLGTPQYMPPEQAGGEVVDQRSDLYSLTGVLYFCLTNTSPYGANTVRKALTAALTQTVPPVHSKRQGAPVPPEIDAFMQKGLAREKEDRFQSAEEFIDAMLDAVADLPAEQLDARPSGGAPGRDGGGSGSRPSVSGARRAAGSASARPSRASMPRGSAPSNVLVSKSAAGSAPSAASRARPAVSGSSQRAAPPPPAPPPEPEGMSTGKKAALIGIPVLLLAAGGAVLALKPGGGGSQPPQVVEIPRTETLTPVQAKPPPLEAPKPQPPAVASVVLVKCTSSPTGAAILNEDGVQIGTTPQDLNLPRDKKHTLTFRLSGYQDADRPLDFSVSASDSMQVDVSLTAVAKPAQAGGGKKTPKQTGGGSDISVFE; encoded by the coding sequence ATGGCCTCCCCTTGTCCCCACTGTGGTAGCACCGAAGGACCCGATCATCTCTGTGCTGGCGCCAGCCTGGCCTTGGTGGGGACGGTCCTCGACGGCCGCTACAAAATCGAGAGCGTGCTGGGCCAAGGCGGCATGGGCATGGTCTTCCGGGCCACGCAGACCTCCGTCGGGCGTCCCGTCGCCGTCAAGACGCTGAACCCGGCCCTGGCCGCCGCCCCCACCTTCTTCGAGCGCTTCCGCCGCGAGGCCGAGGTCGCCAGCCGCCTGCACCACCCGAACGTCATCACCATCTATGACTTCGGCCGCGCCCCGGACAAAACCTGCTACTACGTGATGGAGCTCCTCGAGGGCGAGAGCCTCAAGGAGATCGTCAAGCGCGACGGGCCCATGTCCCTGCGCCGCGCGGTGAACATCCTGGAGCAGGCCGCCCGAGGCCTCGCCCACGCGCACGAGCAGAACGCCGTCCACCGCGACCTCAAGCCGCACAACATCATGGTGCAGCAGCTCGACGGGAAGGACTTCGTCAAGGTGCTGGACTTCGGCCTGGTAAAGGCCCTGGAGCAGGACGAGGAGGAGCAGCTCACCTCCACCGGCCAGGTGCTCGGCACGCCCCAGTACATGCCGCCCGAGCAGGCCGGCGGCGAGGTGGTGGATCAGCGCTCCGATCTCTACTCGCTCACGGGCGTGCTCTACTTCTGCCTCACGAACACCTCGCCCTACGGCGCCAACACCGTCCGCAAGGCGCTCACCGCGGCGCTCACGCAGACAGTGCCCCCGGTGCACAGCAAGCGCCAGGGCGCCCCCGTGCCTCCCGAGATCGACGCCTTCATGCAGAAGGGCCTCGCGCGCGAGAAGGAGGACCGCTTCCAGTCCGCCGAGGAGTTCATCGACGCGATGCTCGACGCGGTGGCCGATCTGCCCGCCGAGCAGTTGGACGCGCGGCCCTCGGGCGGTGCCCCGGGACGCGACGGCGGTGGCAGTGGCAGCCGGCCCAGCGTCTCCGGAGCGCGCAGGGCCGCAGGAAGCGCCAGTGCCCGGCCCTCTCGCGCCTCCATGCCCCGAGGCTCGGCCCCCTCCAATGTGCTGGTGTCCAAGAGCGCCGCAGGAAGCGCGCCGTCCGCCGCCAGCCGCGCTCGCCCCGCTGTCAGTGGGTCCTCGCAGCGCGCGGCTCCGCCTCCGCCCGCTCCGCCCCCTGAGCCCGAAGGAATGTCCACGGGCAAGAAGGCCGCGCTGATTGGCATCCCCGTGCTCCTGCTCGCGGCAGGCGGTGCGGTGCTCGCGCTGAAGCCGGGAGGCGGTGGCTCGCAGCCCCCACAGGTGGTGGAGATCCCCCGCACGGAGACACTCACGCCGGTCCAGGCCAAGCCGCCGCCCCTGGAAGCCCCGAAGCCGCAGCCTCCGGCCGTCGCCTCCGTGGTCCTGGTGAAGTGCACCTCCTCGCCCACTGGCGCTGCCATCCTCAACGAGGACGGCGTGCAGATCGGCACCACGCCGCAGGACCTGAATCTCCCCCGAGACAAGAAGCACACGCTCACGTTCCGGCTCTCGGGCTACCAGGACGCGGATCGCCCGCTCGACTTCAGCGTCTCGGCCAGCGACTCCATGCAGGTGGACGTGTCGCTGACGGCGGTGGCCAAGCCCGCGCAGGCGGGGGGCGGCAAGAAGACCCCCAAGCAGACCGGCGGCGGCTCCGACATCTCCGTCTTCGAGTAG